A genome region from Bufo gargarizans isolate SCDJY-AF-19 chromosome 2, ASM1485885v1, whole genome shotgun sequence includes the following:
- the LOC122927073 gene encoding serine protease inhibitor swm-1-like, protein MARTSVVLTSSLSLLILISAQGSDVNDKLCTGGRVYDCRLPCPPTCDNPNPTCDLAECRPGCFCPFGTVESGNGKCVKIEECCKGNTTNGCSNDCNNVCEKKPDQICLMYCKIGCSCKPGYLRLPESDQCVLPQDCPKAG, encoded by the exons ATGGCGCGAACATCCGTGGTGCTCACTTCATCCCTGA GTCTTCTCATATTAATATCTGCCCAGGGATCTGATG TCAATGATAAACTTTGTACGGGTGGCAGAGTATATGACTGTAGGCTCCCCTGTCCGCCAACCTGCGATAACCCAAATCCTACGTGTGATCTTGCGGAGTGCCGCCCAGGATGTTTCTGCCCATTTGGCACTGTAGAAAGTGGCAACGGGAAATGTGTGAAGATAGAAGAATGCTGCAAGGGCAACACGACAAATGGCTGCAGCAATGACTGCAACAATGTCTGcgaaaaaaagcctgatcagaTCTGTTTAATGTATTGTAAAATTGGTTGTTCCTGCAAACCTGGCTACTTGCGCCTGCCCGAAAGCGACCAATGTGTCCTTCCTCAGGACTGCCCCAAAGCTGGCTAA